The following is a genomic window from Mustela erminea isolate mMusErm1 chromosome 14, mMusErm1.Pri, whole genome shotgun sequence.
TGATGGGGTTGAGCAGTGGCGTCACAACTGAGTAGATCACGGACACCAGCTTGTTGATGTCGAAGGAGCTGGCAGCGTGAGGCCGGGCATACATGAAAATGGTGGTGGTGTAGAAGGTGGCCACCACCACCAGGTGGGAGgcacaggtggagaaggctttCCGGCGGCCGGCCCAGCCCGGGATCCTCAGCACTGTGACCAGGATGTGTGCATAGGAGACCATGGTCACCAGCAGGGAGGTTGCGAGCACAGCCAGGGCTGCCACGAAGTCCAGAATTTCGATGGTAGTGGTGTCAGAGCAGGAGAGCTGCAGCAGGGGTGAGATGTCGCAGAAGAAGTGGTTGAGGACATTGGGGCCACAGAACCTGAGGCGGGAGATGAGAGCCATGGACACGAAAGAGGCCAGGAAGCCGCCCAGCCAGGCGCTGAGGGCCAGGCGCAGACAGAGCTGCCAGTTCATGGTGGCTGGGTAGTGCAGTGGGCGACAGATGGCCAGGTACCGGTCACAGGCCATGGTGGCTAGGAGGAAGCACCCGGAGGAGCCGAgcgagaggaagagaaacagttGGGTGAGGCATCCTGAGAAGGAGATGGTCCTCACCCGTGCCAGGAGGCCAGCCAGCAGCTTGGGGACGGTGACTGAGGTGTAGAGGGTCTCCAGCACGGACAGGTTGGCCAagaagaagtacatgggtgtgtgcaGTTGCTGGCTGGCTCGGATGGTCAGCACGATGACCAGGTTCTCCAGGATGGTCACCAGGTAGATTGTGAGGAATAACCCGGAAAGCAGCCCCCGAAGGTGGCACAGCTCTGGGAAGCCCAGCAAGATGAATTCTGTTACCAGGGTCTCAGTGGAGTGGTTCATCGCCCTCCCTGGTGGGGAGGTCTCTTCTGAGCACCCTGGAACAGCCGAGAGAGGCAGGTGTGCTATGTCCGCTCTCCAAGGTTGCCCTACTGACCTGTCACCCCAACCCCAGTCCAACATGCAGTTTCCCAGATCTAGCACCGGCAGAGGGGCCTTGGGTGCAAACACTCTTATTCCTGATTTCCTATAGAAGCCGCAGGCGTAGGCTCTTCCTGCACCCGCCCCCCCGCCGCCAGTGCAGGGccaggtgtgtgtgcatgcacgtgcacacgtATGCACAAATGCCCATCCTTCCAGGCGCACCCACACCCCCGGGTGTGCACTTCTTACACACTCCCAGGTGTGCACCCCCTCCACATCTCCTCTGCAGGTGCATACATActtccacacacacccccccaggTGTGCAcaacacacacagcaagagacaAGACCCATTCTGCCCACTGTGTCTTTTCGGGCTGTGTCCCCAGGCACTTTCCTGGcctcacccaggtgtccttccagAGGAATGCTCCTTTCTGGGGAAGGACACCACCTCCGTCTGACCACCAGTGAGCTCTCTAGGGCTGAGCCAAGCTGCCAGGGGGTTTGCGGAAGGGAGGGGGGTCATCCCCAGCTCTAATGTCCTCAAGTAGACCATGCCTGAGCCAGCCTGAGGCCTTTAACCTGTGTTTTCTGAGGAGCAAAATGGCTATTTAGGGGGTCGCCAGAGCGGTCCTCTCAGAGCCGCTAAGGGGCTGTGGTGTTTGAGACTGAAGTTAGGTGTCTGAAGGACAGCCGTATCTCAGGGAGAGGGTGACCGTCCCCACCGGTCACCTGCGGCCCAGGGGCTCCTCCAGGCTTTCCCGCcgctccggggggggggggagggggagccggCAGCTCCTGCTCACCCCGGGAGGGACCGCGCTGGTTCagctgtcccccccaccccgccccccaccccgcgaCCCGCTCAGCCCTGCGGGGAGCTGGCTGACGGAGGGTGGGCTGCGCAGGCCGCTCTGAGCGGGTGGGGGCACAGGCCCCGGTGCGGAGCGATGAGGACCGCCCCCCAAATTCTTGGCGAAGCGTCTGCAGGACAGAGCGTGGGGCCTCGGTCGCTGGGACCCTCTTGGACCCGCGGGCTGAGGCCGCCGGGGTCCGGGGTCCAGGAGCTCCTGCCCCGCGCTCTGTGCCGCCCAGGCGGACGGAGGGTGTTGGAGACCCTCCCGGAACCGGCCGCCTCgcctcccccaggcccctgccTCAAGCACAACCTTGCCCCCGCACAAGATGCGCGGCCTCCGCCGGGTCTCCGCAGGTCTCCGAGGGTCTGGGGAAGGCTCGCCGCGTCTCCCTCGGCCCCGCTGCCTCTGGACCCAGGTGGCTTTTATCAGGCTCGCTCGCGGCCTTGCCTCCCTCCCAGGTGCGCGGCGCCAGGTCGGGAGCACCCGAACTGCGAAGTCCCACGGGCGCGGGACCCTCGGGACTCTCCGAGCAGTTTGTGAAGGGGCGCGGCGGGGTCCCCGGAGGGATGGGTCCGACCCGCCCCCTTTTTCCTCAGCGGCAAATGGGTCTTTGCAGGTCGCCTGCCCTCCAGGCGGCCAGGCGCGGGGGCGGCCGGTCCGCAGACCCGCCCCGGGCTCAGGGCCCTTCCGCGGACGCTCAGTTGCTTCTTTTTCAGGCGCGCCCTTTACTCATCTGGTTACAAAGTAACGCAGCTAACCAACCACCTGTAAACCTCAGCTCCTTTCCTCCCCGACCCTGGGCTCCCCTCTCCCAGGGCCCACGCTCTGGGGTTCCGCTGCTGCTTCAAGTGCTCTCGTTAGGACACGATCTTTTAGTGCCGCCTGTGTTCGGCCTGCACGGAAGGGTGTCCTGCTCTAGTTGTCCTTCAGGTCTTGCCTTTTCCGGTCACTGAGATCTTGCTCTTCTTGGCAGCTGCATGTGCTTGGGGTCCGCCCGTCTGGGCAGCTGGGGGGCTCTGGCTCCTTCTGCCTGGCCCTTCTCCCCGTCTGCCGGTGGAAAGTGTCGCAGGGAGCCGGGAGAGCTGAACCCtgtctttgcttctcttctctcaggGTCACTATCTTTCATTGCCTCACGTTCGGGGTCTTGAAAACCacttatttccccttttctttcacaattttgtctctttccttccaggTGGGACGGTAAATCCAGTCTCTGTATCCCACCTCGGCTAGAAGTGGGAGTCCAAGGGCAGTCATCCCTTCCGTCACacctgcctcagtgtccccggGCTCCGGTGTGTGTCTCCTCCCTTTGGCTCCCAAACCATGCGTGACACCCGGAACTCCTGTCCCTTTACCCGCCCCCTAAGGACACGGTCCTGCACTGCCTCTTGTCCAACATCCAGAAACAGCTGTTAAACACATGCAGTATCACTGTGGAAGGAGCTGCTGACCTGTTGCCCAGAGTGCCTATGCCACTTTGCCTTTGGTATAGAGTTTGAAAAACTGTCACTCTAAAAAGTTTGTAGGGGTATCTCCTTGTGgtgttgggtttttaaaaaagatttaaaaaaatcttttaaaagatttttgaaaacagtgtggggctcgaactcacaacccagagatcaaggaTCGCACGCtggactgagctagccaggtgccgcTCCTAACGGTTTTTACCAGCATTTCCCGCTGACTCCTGCTGTTCACTGTGTGCTCACTACCCAGTCTTCAGTGAAATGCCCGTTCAGCTCTTACACCCACTCGCTTATTCAGTCGGTTTCTTTACCTTTCAAGTTCGAGAATTCTAAATTCTGAGCACAGATATTCCATCAGGGATTTGATTTGTAAATCCGCCCCCCTCCGCCTCCCTCCCAATCATGGCTCGCCTTTGGACTCCACCAATAGTCTTTCAAAGATCAGAAGTTCTGCAGTTGATGAAATCAGTTGTACTTTTTTCTTCTACGGATTGTGTTTTTAATGTTGTATTGAAGAAGTTTTTGCTGTATGAACATTTTCTCCATATGTCTAAGGCTTCATACTTAGGTCATTGGTCCATTTTGAGTGTGGGTTCCAGAGCGAAGTTCATTTTTCAGATATGGATAGCTGATTTTTCCTGGCACTGTGTGTTGAAAATTGAATTACCTTTCATCTTTGTGTGGGtgtcatttctggattctctagcCCATTCCACTTCTACATGTTTATCTTTCCCTAATACCACACTGATTACTACAGCTTCATGGGCCTTGCAACTGGGTTGAGATACTGTAGCttctctgactttgttcttttttccaaatagCTTTGGCTCTTTtagctcctttctcttccatgaATTTTAGACTCAGCTTGTTTGTTCTGCCGGAATTTTTTTGAATCTATAGGTTAGGTTGGGAACATTAGCGTCTTTACAATAttctccaatccatgaacatggtacaTTTCTCTATGTAATTATGGTATCTTTGATTCCTTTCATGAGTGGTTTATAAGTTTTAGCATCTTTTGCAACTATCTTTCTTCAGGTTATAGGAACtcttttttagttcctttaggatgtgggtttttttgtttttttgttttttaaaagattttatttacttatttgacagatagagatcacaagtaggcagagaggcagacagagagagagaggaggaagcaggctcccgctaagcagaaagccagatgcggggctcgatcccaggaccctgggatcaggacctgagctgaaggcagaggctttaacccactgagccacccaggcgccccataggatGTGTTTTGATGAAcagttttcaaaattactttagggcgcctgggtggctcagtgggttaagccactgccttcggctcaggtcatgatctcagggtcctgggatcgagtcccgcatcgggttctctgctcagcggggagcctgcttcctcctctctctctctctctgcctgcctctctgcctacttgtgatctctctctgtcaaataaataaataaaatctttaaaaaaaaaacaaaaaaaaccaaaattactttagaacagttttagatttatgaAAAAGTTGTAAAGGTATTACAGACAGTTCTCATACACGCAACAACCAGTTTCCTCTAGTGCTAGTAACTTACATTAATTAGCATGGTACATTTCTTGAATTAATGAACTGATATTGATATGTTCTTATcaattaaaatttatactttatttggatttcctttttcagttaggtattaatttccatttctcattttttttttaaagattttatttatttatttgacagagatcacaagtagatggagaggcaggcagagagagaggaggaagcaggctccctgctgagcagagagcccgatgcgggactcgatcccaggaccctgagatcatgacctgagccgaaggcagcggcttaacccactgagccacccaggcgccctccatttcccatttttattttaattttttatttaagctcTAGTTACTTGACATACAGTGcaatgttggtttcaggagtagaattcagtgattcattacttacatacaacacccggGGCTCATCACAGATGCCCTCCGTTTTGTTTGGATTGCCTTGGTTTCTATCCAATGTCCTTTTTTTTGGGTCCCAGGATCCAATAGAGGATCCCGCGTTACATTCAGTTGTCATATCACgttaggctcctcttggctgtgggTTTCTCAAacttcccttatttttatttttattttttatgaacttgacaatttaaaaaaaaaatattttatttatttatttgacacacagagagatcacaagtagacagagaggcaggcagagagagagggggaagcaggctccctgctgagcagagagcctgatgtgggactcgatcccaggaccctgagatcatgacctgagccgaaggcagctgcccaatgactgagccacccaggcgccccgaacttGACAATTTTGAGGCGTTCTGGTCATCTGTTTTGTATATTGTCCCTCAGCTGGGATGAGTCTCATGTTTTTCACATGACTAGATAAGGACTGTGAATCTTCAGAGGAAGACCATAGGCGAGAAGGGGCATTCCCAGTACACCATATCAAGGGCGCGTGTTATCTGCATGGATGGCCATGGCTGGTCCCTGGCTGAGGCCATGTGTCGGGTTTCTTCACTGTCAGGTTACCCACACCCCCTCTATACCGCCCTCTTTGGAAGGAGGTCGCTGTGCACAGCCCGTGTTGAAGGGGAGTTGTGTTCCCCCTCCTGGAGAGAGGAACATGTACACAGACTATTTGGAATTCTTCCTGTGGGACGTTTGTCTGTTCTTTCCATTTATATCAGTTTATATCGTTAGAGACTCATGGATAGCTGTCTCATACCTTGGGTTATGTTCCAGTACTACTGTGCTTCTTTTGTTGTTGGCCTAGCTTTGGCTGGCGAGAGCACTCAGCTGTTTCCCAGGCCCCTTTGACATACTCCACCattgtgtttttgtctttccGAACACTTACTACATTTCTGGCACAAGGCGATGTGCCAGGCTCATCCTGCACTCTTCCTTTCCCAGCTGTAGATTCAGCTGTTTCCCCAAGGATATCCGGTGCTTTGTACTAGACACGGACACCTGGGCCCCCACTAGGTAACCCGTTGCTCCCGAGTGTTGTGTCTTCCAGGCCCTCCCAGCAGACCGAGAAGAGAGGGTTATGTGCGAATATTTGTCTAGTCAGTGCACACATCTGCAGCCACTTCTGTACGGAGCCGCCTGTACCCATGTTACGTTGAGCACAAGATCTTACCTACATCTCCTCTAACCCACCTCTAATCCACCACTGTGTGGTCATTCCAGCCTCTTGCCCTTACTGGTCTGTACACCCAACATCTGCCTACTTGACTCTTCAATTCCAGTGTACATGCCTGGTGGCAACAGGACGGTTGACTTGTCAGCTGGGGTGCAATGCTCGCGTGGTTTCTCTTGCTGTGGGTCTTACAGACTGCACTCATCTCCAAGGTTACTCAGGTCAGCCCCTTACACCACACTCCTCTGGTCAGATTGTTGGCCACTTTCTGCATTCCGTCCCGGATCCCCAAATGTTctgagtgactttttaaaaatttgcacacATTGGAATTCAGTTCTTGTGTGGTAAAGTTCAATGGGTTTCAACAAGTATCATGTCTCCATCATTACACGATCCTACAGGATAGTTTCCCTGCCCTAAAAGTCCCTGAGATTTACCTTCTaaaccctctcctctcctctgaacTGATCATTTTACTATCTCGTAGTTTTGACGTTCCCCGAATGTCGTGTAACTGGGATCATACTGTACGCAGGCTTTCCAGacttcatccatccattcatctattaaaggATGTACCGGTTGCTTCTGGTTTTGAGTCACTTTGGGTAGAGCTGGTAACAACATTCCTGTGCACTTTTCTTGTGTGGTCGTAAGTGTTCAGATCAGTTGGGTACATACCTAAGAGTGTGATGGTTGGATCACGTGCAAGAGTATGTTTAGTTGTATCAGAAGCTGCCAAGCTATCCTCCAGAGTGAACTTATCGTTTCACTTTCTGACTAGCCATGTTGCTCCGCACCCGAACCACCATTTTGCATTGTCAGGTTTTCGAGATTTAGCCATTCTTATAGGCAAGTAGTAGTATCTCGTGTTAATTTGCAATTTTCTAGTAACATATTTTGTTGACAGCTTTTCATTTcgtatgcttattttccatctgtacatcttctttggtcCGATGTTAGCCGTGTCTTTTTGGTGGAGTGGACGGAAGAGGGTGAGGGcgtggagaggaggggcaggggcaggggcaggggcaggggcagggggaggggcagagggagaggggtggggagggggagggggagggaatcttaagcagactccgtgcccagcacagaacctgacacgCAGCTTGGTCTcaagaccccgagaccatgacctgagccaaaatcaagagtcagacacttagctaagtgagccactcaggcgcccttaaAGGtcttaattttaacaatttatcagaaatttaaaaattttcttttatgattcacattttctaaa
Proteins encoded in this region:
- the LOC116573222 gene encoding olfactory receptor 226-like, with the protein product MNHSTETLVTEFILLGFPELCHLRGLLSGLFLTIYLVTILENLVIVLTIRASQQLHTPMYFFLANLSVLETLYTSVTVPKLLAGLLARVRTISFSGCLTQLFLFLSLGSSGCFLLATMACDRYLAICRPLHYPATMNWQLCLRLALSAWLGGFLASFVSMALISRLRFCGPNVLNHFFCDISPLLQLSCSDTTTIEILDFVAALAVLATSLLVTMVSYAHILVTVLRIPGWAGRRKAFSTCASHLVVVATFYTTTIFMYARPHAASSFDINKLVSVIYSVVTPLLNPIIYCLRNRDIREALTKLL